The Candidatus Nitrosymbiomonas proteolyticus genome has a segment encoding these proteins:
- a CDS encoding periplasmic solute-binding protein, which translates to MRFRVGSVPFVNARPLVAWFESLGEDSPVAVEYDLPSRLPRRLDDGAVDAILVSSIDLLTQPDRRAVAGVCIGSLGPAASVRLFSKTPIAEIASLALDASSMTSNALARLLLQRGYGVAPRTELCQPDLPAMLSTHDAAVLIGDKGLSESSEGVVELDLGEEWTRATGLPFVWALWVGDEDLAPELAAYLEEAFRWSQANFSQVCLQAAESSGWDLETCQRYLGETMRYELGEREVEGLQLYGSLLKEFGIAESVYEPTFVHPAAAGAASSP; encoded by the coding sequence CTCGTGGCTTGGTTTGAAAGCCTGGGCGAAGACAGCCCGGTTGCGGTGGAGTACGACCTTCCGAGCAGACTTCCTCGGCGACTGGACGACGGGGCGGTAGATGCGATCTTGGTGTCCAGCATCGACCTGCTGACGCAACCCGATCGAAGGGCCGTCGCTGGAGTTTGCATCGGCAGCTTGGGACCCGCAGCGAGCGTTCGGTTGTTCTCGAAGACCCCGATCGCTGAAATCGCGAGCCTCGCCCTCGACGCCAGTTCGATGACGAGCAACGCCTTGGCCCGTCTGTTACTCCAGCGCGGATATGGGGTTGCTCCGCGCACGGAGCTCTGCCAGCCGGACCTCCCGGCGATGCTCTCAACACACGATGCGGCCGTCCTGATCGGCGACAAGGGGCTTTCCGAGAGTTCGGAAGGCGTCGTGGAACTCGATCTCGGCGAGGAGTGGACGCGCGCGACCGGGCTCCCCTTCGTATGGGCGCTGTGGGTCGGCGACGAGGACCTGGCGCCCGAACTTGCGGCGTACCTCGAAGAAGCGTTTCGGTGGTCGCAAGCGAACTTCTCTCAAGTCTGCCTCCAAGCGGCTGAATCCTCGGGTTGGGACCTCGAAACCTGCCAGCGTTATCTCGGAGAAACGATGCGCTACGAATTGGGCGAGAGAGAGGTTGAGGGGCTGCAGCTCTACGGGTCCTTGCTCAAGGAATTCGGCATCGCAGAAAGCGTTTACGAGCCGACGTTCGTTCATCCCGCTGCTGCCGGCGCGGCGTCCTCCCCCTAA